Proteins found in one Erwinia sp. SLM-02 genomic segment:
- a CDS encoding MSMEG_0570 family nitrogen starvation response protein produces MPAMHFVVCWPDGSKETCYSPSTAIEKHLLINHPYRLDEFIATTVRALDEASERVKAKFGYFCSSAMDQSAAIRLRAQQFSPEQVVIVETIKPVTA; encoded by the coding sequence ATGCCTGCAATGCACTTTGTCGTTTGCTGGCCGGACGGCAGCAAAGAAACCTGTTATTCACCTTCAACGGCGATTGAGAAACACCTGCTGATCAATCACCCCTACCGGCTGGATGAGTTTATCGCCACGACGGTCCGCGCGCTGGATGAAGCCAGCGAACGGGTAAAAGCGAAATTCGGTTATTTCTGCTCCAGCGCGATGGATCAGTCGGCGGCCATCAGGCTCAGGGCGCAGCAGTTCAGCCCGGAGCAGGTCGTCATTGTCGAAACCATTAAGCCTGTAACGGCCTGA
- a CDS encoding sll0787 family AIR synthase-like protein, with product MTDELTAMIARLRAFSGLAHKQDIQLIAQQLREAWPNPCANGDDCALIPDGEGYKLLAMEGFINRFVAEDPWFAGWCGVMVNLSDIAAMGGRPLAVVNALWDDSLPHAERIMQGMAAASRAYQVPIVGGHTNLRGDRPQLAVAVLGETRHPLSSFLVQPGQALMVAINLQGRWHPPGHNWDAATEADPAALRRALALLPELAADGLIHAAKDISQAGLAGTLVMMLESGGVGAEINLPDIPIPQQVDLEQWLCAFPSFGFLLAVEPDRCSAVQQQFHTVGIACARVGNFTADRQLMMQLGQQRACYWDLDQLPLTGMSHH from the coding sequence ATGACTGACGAACTGACCGCGATGATTGCCCGTCTGCGGGCGTTCAGCGGCCTGGCCCACAAGCAGGATATTCAGCTTATTGCGCAGCAGCTTCGTGAAGCGTGGCCTAACCCCTGCGCAAACGGTGATGACTGCGCGCTGATCCCCGACGGCGAGGGGTACAAACTGCTGGCGATGGAGGGATTTATCAATCGTTTTGTCGCGGAGGATCCGTGGTTCGCAGGCTGGTGTGGCGTGATGGTGAACCTGAGCGATATCGCCGCAATGGGCGGGCGACCGCTGGCGGTCGTTAATGCTCTGTGGGACGACTCGCTGCCGCATGCTGAACGGATCATGCAGGGAATGGCGGCCGCCTCCCGGGCTTATCAGGTTCCGATCGTTGGTGGGCATACCAATCTGCGCGGCGATCGGCCACAGCTTGCGGTTGCGGTACTGGGCGAAACCCGCCATCCGCTGAGCAGTTTTCTGGTGCAGCCCGGTCAGGCATTGATGGTGGCGATTAATCTGCAGGGGCGCTGGCATCCGCCGGGCCACAACTGGGACGCCGCAACGGAAGCTGACCCCGCCGCACTGCGGCGTGCGCTGGCCTTACTGCCTGAACTGGCAGCAGACGGATTAATCCATGCCGCGAAAGATATCAGCCAGGCGGGGCTGGCGGGCACGCTGGTGATGATGCTGGAGAGCGGTGGCGTCGGGGCTGAAATCAATCTGCCCGATATCCCTATCCCTCAGCAGGTGGATCTTGAGCAGTGGCTGTGTGCCTTCCCCAGCTTTGGCTTCCTGCTGGCCGTGGAACCCGACCGGTGTTCAGCCGTTCAGCAGCAGTTTCACACCGTCGGGATCGCCTGCGCGCGCGTCGGTAATTTCACCGCGGACAGACAGCTGATGATGCAACTCGGGCAGCAGCGCGCCTGCTACTGGGATCTTGACCAACTGCCGTTAACCGGCATGAGCCATCACTAA
- a CDS encoding MSMEG_0567/Sll0786 family nitrogen starvation N-acetyltransferase, producing MNHYAGYTIKWVTLPWERQKAYDLRQRVFCQEQQLFQGDDRDDIDRHARLLVALGSVGGWHDEVVGTVRIHQPEPGIWIGSRLAVDSLYRRQGQLGPTLIRLAVCSAHALGCTAFYAQVQHQNEPLFRRMHWHALDSIDLHGVRHVRMQADLNFYPPCHDPRSGMVIGSATRPRAARTSDFLTGAA from the coding sequence ATGAATCATTACGCGGGATACACCATTAAATGGGTCACGCTGCCGTGGGAACGGCAAAAAGCCTATGACCTGCGCCAGCGCGTCTTTTGCCAGGAACAACAGCTGTTCCAGGGCGACGATCGCGATGATATCGACAGGCACGCCCGCCTGCTGGTCGCGCTGGGCAGCGTTGGCGGCTGGCACGACGAGGTGGTGGGTACCGTGCGTATTCATCAACCGGAGCCGGGTATCTGGATCGGTTCCCGTCTGGCCGTGGACAGTCTGTACCGGCGACAGGGGCAGCTCGGCCCGACGCTGATCCGTCTGGCGGTATGCAGCGCTCATGCACTGGGCTGCACGGCGTTTTATGCGCAGGTTCAGCACCAGAACGAACCGCTGTTCAGGCGCATGCACTGGCACGCGCTGGACAGTATCGACCTGCATGGCGTGCGTCATGTGCGAATGCAGGCCGATCTCAATTTCTATCCCCCCTGCCACGATCCCCGCAGCGGGATGGTGATCGGCAGCGCGACGCGGCCACGCGCTGCGAGGACCTCAGACTTCCTGACAGGAGCGGCGTGA
- a CDS encoding MSMEG_0568 family radical SAM protein, translating to MQNAPLNRQQLITELLTQGVQVINPLQQHASRQGGAGPSDHQAMNIDGVTVMVPVYTHSAHRSPWQVKHEESGTTRLYHQSIPVREIGVTRKPRFYERQTAEGIRYSQIATLHGTDVLATTVLQTCIRYENRAKACQFCAIGQSLAAGSTIARKTPQQLAEVAKAAVELDGVKHMVMTTGTPSGSDRGARILVESAEAIKAAVDLPLQGQCEPPGDPRWFQRLKDAGIDALGMHLEAVTPEVRARIMPGKAQVSVEQYLIAFADAVAVFGRGQVSTYILAGLGDTPQAILALSEKLIALGVYPFVVPFVPISGTPLEHHAAPDSAFMTSILQPLGQMLNQANLRSRDIKAGCGRCGACSSLSSFEQAMA from the coding sequence ATGCAGAACGCCCCACTTAATCGTCAGCAGCTGATCACCGAGCTCCTTACACAGGGAGTACAGGTGATCAATCCGCTGCAGCAGCATGCCAGCCGTCAAGGCGGGGCCGGGCCTTCCGATCACCAGGCGATGAATATTGACGGTGTGACGGTGATGGTGCCGGTCTACACCCATTCCGCGCACCGGTCACCGTGGCAGGTGAAGCATGAAGAATCGGGCACCACCCGCCTTTACCACCAGAGCATTCCCGTGCGGGAGATCGGTGTTACCCGCAAGCCGCGCTTCTATGAGCGGCAGACGGCGGAGGGGATCCGCTATTCACAAATAGCGACCCTGCACGGCACCGATGTGCTCGCCACCACGGTGCTGCAGACCTGTATTCGTTATGAAAACCGCGCCAAAGCCTGTCAGTTTTGTGCCATCGGCCAGTCTCTGGCGGCAGGCAGTACCATCGCCCGCAAGACGCCACAGCAGCTGGCCGAAGTGGCCAAAGCGGCGGTGGAATTAGACGGCGTTAAACATATGGTGATGACCACCGGCACGCCGTCGGGCAGTGACCGGGGTGCGCGAATTCTGGTGGAAAGCGCCGAAGCGATTAAAGCCGCCGTGGATCTACCGCTACAGGGGCAGTGCGAACCGCCGGGCGATCCGCGCTGGTTTCAGCGTCTGAAGGATGCCGGGATTGATGCGTTAGGCATGCATCTGGAGGCCGTAACGCCTGAGGTGCGGGCACGTATTATGCCGGGGAAAGCGCAGGTCAGCGTTGAACAGTATCTGATTGCCTTCGCCGATGCGGTGGCCGTATTCGGTCGGGGCCAGGTCAGTACCTATATCCTGGCGGGGCTGGGGGATACGCCGCAGGCCATTTTGGCGCTGTCGGAAAAGCTGATTGCGCTGGGCGTTTATCCCTTCGTGGTGCCGTTCGTGCCGATCAGCGGTACGCCGCTGGAGCATCATGCCGCGCCGGACAGCGCCTTTATGACGTCAATCCTGCAGCCGCTGGGCCAGATGTTGAATCAGGCCAACCTCCGCTCCCGGGATATCAAAGCCGGCTGCGGCCGCTGCGGTGCCTGTTCGTCACTCTCCAGTTTTGAGCAGGCGATGGCCTGA
- a CDS encoding Nit6803 family nitrilase, protein MAGSRIVRAAAAQIAPDLYEASKTLAKVLEAIDKAAEQGAEIIVFPETFVPYYPYFSFITPAMTAGAEHLKLYEQAVVVPGPITYAVGERARVRNIVVVLGVNERDRGTLYNTQLVFDASGELVLKRRKITPTYHERMIWGQGDGAGLKVVDTAVGRVGALACWEHYNPLARYSLMTQHEEIHCSQFPGSLVGPIFAEQMDVTIRHHALESGCFVINATGWLTETQINELTSDPALQKGLRGGCNTAIISPEGRHLVPPLTEGEGILVADLDMALITKRKRMMDSVGHYARPELLSLVLDDRPARYVIPRSPEAESEGASDAERPT, encoded by the coding sequence ATGGCTGGATCTCGCATAGTCCGCGCCGCTGCAGCTCAGATTGCTCCCGATCTTTACGAGGCCAGCAAAACGCTGGCCAAAGTACTCGAGGCAATCGATAAGGCCGCAGAGCAGGGCGCTGAAATCATCGTATTTCCTGAAACCTTTGTTCCCTATTACCCGTACTTTTCGTTTATCACCCCCGCGATGACCGCCGGTGCTGAACATCTGAAACTTTACGAACAGGCGGTGGTGGTCCCCGGCCCAATTACTTATGCCGTCGGCGAGCGTGCCCGCGTCCGCAATATAGTGGTGGTGCTGGGAGTCAATGAACGCGATCGCGGCACGCTGTACAACACGCAGCTGGTGTTCGATGCCAGCGGGGAGCTGGTGCTCAAACGCCGCAAGATCACACCAACCTATCATGAGCGCATGATCTGGGGACAGGGCGATGGTGCCGGGTTAAAAGTGGTCGATACCGCCGTCGGGCGTGTGGGTGCGCTGGCCTGCTGGGAGCATTACAACCCGCTGGCGCGCTACAGCCTGATGACGCAGCACGAGGAGATCCACTGCAGCCAGTTCCCCGGCTCGCTGGTGGGGCCGATTTTCGCGGAGCAGATGGATGTCACGATCCGTCATCATGCGCTGGAGTCCGGCTGTTTTGTGATCAACGCCACCGGCTGGCTGACGGAAACGCAAATCAATGAATTAACATCCGACCCCGCCCTGCAGAAGGGGCTGCGCGGCGGGTGCAACACCGCGATTATTTCGCCGGAAGGCCGTCATCTGGTGCCGCCGCTGACGGAAGGGGAAGGGATCCTGGTGGCCGATCTGGATATGGCGCTGATCACCAAACGTAAACGGATGATGGACTCCGTGGGGCACTATGCCCGCCCGGAATTGCTGAGTCTGGTGCTGGATGACAGGCCCGCCCGATACGTTATCCCCCGCAGCCCTGAGGCTGAATCAGAAGGAGCGAGCGATGCAGAACGCCCCACTTAA
- a CDS encoding MSMEG_0572/Sll0783 family nitrogen starvation response protein, which translates to MPKVTLPAHATGDFFVDYEEKVFEDVKAEPGQKALVTFHTVAFEGSIGFVNMLQATRLQRKGFETSILLYGPGVLLGVVRGYPTIGAEAFPGHQNYANQLNKFMAEGGKVYACRFALQALYGHGEPSLLEGVRPINPLDVLDLKLLHVRDNALIIDTWTM; encoded by the coding sequence ATGCCAAAAGTCACATTACCAGCTCATGCCACCGGTGATTTCTTTGTCGATTACGAAGAGAAGGTGTTCGAGGATGTGAAAGCAGAACCGGGACAGAAGGCATTAGTGACCTTCCACACGGTCGCCTTTGAAGGATCCATTGGCTTCGTCAATATGCTGCAGGCCACCCGCCTGCAGCGTAAGGGATTCGAAACCTCAATTCTGCTTTATGGACCCGGCGTGCTGCTGGGGGTGGTGCGAGGCTACCCGACCATCGGAGCGGAAGCGTTTCCCGGTCATCAGAACTATGCCAACCAGCTGAACAAATTTATGGCCGAGGGCGGCAAAGTGTATGCCTGTCGTTTTGCATTACAGGCGCTGTACGGTCACGGCGAACCGTCATTACTGGAAGGGGTGCGCCCAATCAACCCGCTGGATGTGCTGGATCTCAAGCTACTGCATGTGCGTGACAACGCACTGATCATTGACACCTGGACCATGTAA